In one Lysobacter alkalisoli genomic region, the following are encoded:
- a CDS encoding YrbL family protein, protein MPTSCSVDALLSDAPGLSGCTLLGHGANRMVLSDPADPGCCLKLELPAPARTSGSLRTRLRRRLARLFPQLGENAVELRAWHRLFTRLGADALAGRIAASHGIIETPAGPALRCELVRDADGRPAPSLYALLYETPRFTADALCAAVDDFEAWLQWHAIPLFDLNAGNFVVIDGDGGPRMICVDAKSTLSGKELLPLSRQLPALRRRKIARRAERLRKRIRTALPTGASLR, encoded by the coding sequence ATGCCGACTTCCTGCTCAGTCGATGCCCTGCTCTCCGACGCCCCGGGGCTGTCCGGCTGCACCCTGCTCGGCCACGGCGCCAACCGGATGGTGCTGTCCGACCCGGCCGATCCCGGCTGCTGCCTGAAACTGGAACTGCCCGCCCCTGCCCGTACCAGCGGCAGCCTGCGCACGCGCCTGCGCCGTCGACTGGCACGCCTGTTCCCGCAGCTGGGCGAAAACGCGGTCGAGCTGCGCGCCTGGCACCGCCTGTTCACCCGCCTGGGTGCGGATGCGCTGGCCGGCCGTATCGCCGCCAGCCACGGGATTATCGAAACCCCCGCCGGCCCGGCCTTGCGCTGCGAACTGGTGCGCGATGCCGACGGCCGCCCTGCGCCCAGCCTGTACGCATTGCTGTACGAAACCCCACGCTTCACGGCCGACGCGCTCTGCGCGGCCGTGGACGACTTCGAAGCCTGGCTGCAATGGCATGCGATCCCTCTGTTCGACCTCAATGCCGGCAATTTTGTCGTGATCGATGGCGACGGAGGGCCACGGATGATCTGCGTCGACGCCAAATCCACCCTCTCCGGCAAGGAACTGCTGCCGCTTTCGCGCCAGCTGCCGGCGTTGCGCCGACGCAAGATCGCCCGCCGCGCCGAGCGCCTGCGCAAGCGGATTCGCACCGCCTTGCCCACCGGGGCCAGCTTGCGATGA
- a CDS encoding Tex family protein encodes MSQSSKLSAAVAIGIAARIAEEIGAQPAQAVAAIGLLDEGATVPFIARYRKEVTGGLDDTQLRNLETRLTYLRELEDRRIAVLASVDEQGKLTDELRADIEAADSKARLEDLYLPYKPKRRTKAQIAREAGLEPLADGLLADPSQVPEEVAAAYVDADKGVADAKAALDGARAILMERWAEDAALVGELRQWLTEVGVIRSRVAEGKEAAGEKFRDYFDHAEPLSRIPSHRLLALFRGRREEFLFLDLDPGSDAEAGHLQGTGRVAAHAGIRAADRPADKWLLDSCRLTWKAKLHLHLMLDLFGQAREKAEAEAIEVFGDNLKDLLLAAPAGPKAVLGLDPGLRTGVKVAVVDRTGKLVDTATIYPHVPQRQWDQSLHVLRALCSKHNVELIAIGNGTASRETDKLAGELIKLAPELKMQKLVVSEAGASVYSASEFAAKEFPGLDVSLRGAVSIARRLQDPLAELVKIEPKAIGVGQYQHDVDQFKLARALDAKVEDCVNAVGVDVNTASAALLTRVSGLSSTVAENIVVHRDQNGPFASRKALLKVPRLGDKTFEQCAGFLRINDGEQPLDASSVHPEAYPVVERILAASGKGVKQLIGDSTALRALKPEQFTDDRFGVPTVRDILAELEKPGRDPRPEFKAAKFADGVEDIKDLREGMILEGVVSNVAAFGAFVDIGVHQDGLVHISELADRYVKDPREVVKAGDVVKVRVLEVDVARKRIALSRRLDPATAPQREPRGARDGGSPAGGRDRGMSRAASQAGRAAPPPNNALAAAFAKAKGQN; translated from the coding sequence ATGTCACAAAGCAGCAAGCTCTCAGCCGCCGTCGCTATCGGTATCGCCGCCCGCATCGCCGAGGAGATCGGTGCCCAGCCCGCCCAGGCGGTGGCCGCGATCGGCCTGCTCGACGAGGGCGCGACGGTGCCGTTCATCGCGCGCTACCGCAAGGAGGTCACCGGCGGCCTCGACGATACCCAGCTGCGCAACCTGGAAACGCGCCTGACCTACCTGCGCGAACTCGAGGACCGCCGCATCGCAGTCCTCGCCAGCGTCGACGAGCAGGGCAAGCTGACCGATGAATTGCGCGCCGACATCGAGGCCGCCGACAGCAAAGCGCGGCTGGAGGACCTGTACCTGCCATACAAGCCCAAGCGACGCACCAAGGCGCAGATCGCGCGCGAAGCCGGACTGGAGCCGCTCGCCGACGGTCTGCTGGCCGATCCGTCGCAGGTGCCGGAAGAAGTCGCGGCGGCCTATGTCGATGCCGACAAGGGCGTCGCCGATGCCAAGGCCGCGCTCGACGGCGCACGCGCGATCCTGATGGAGCGCTGGGCTGAGGATGCAGCCCTGGTCGGCGAACTGCGCCAGTGGCTGACCGAGGTCGGGGTGATCCGCTCGCGCGTGGCCGAGGGCAAGGAGGCGGCCGGCGAGAAGTTCCGCGATTACTTCGACCATGCCGAGCCGCTGTCTAGGATTCCCTCGCACCGCCTGCTGGCACTGTTCCGCGGTCGCCGCGAGGAGTTCCTGTTCCTCGACCTCGACCCGGGCAGCGACGCCGAGGCCGGCCACCTGCAGGGCACCGGCCGGGTGGCCGCGCATGCCGGGATCAGGGCCGCCGACCGTCCGGCCGACAAGTGGCTGCTCGACAGCTGCCGCCTGACCTGGAAAGCCAAGCTGCACCTGCACCTGATGCTGGACCTGTTCGGCCAGGCCCGCGAGAAGGCCGAGGCCGAGGCGATCGAGGTGTTCGGCGACAACCTCAAGGACTTGCTGCTGGCCGCGCCGGCCGGCCCCAAGGCGGTGCTCGGCCTCGACCCGGGCCTGCGCACCGGGGTCAAGGTCGCCGTGGTCGACCGCACCGGCAAGCTGGTCGACACCGCGACCATCTACCCGCACGTGCCGCAGCGGCAGTGGGATCAGTCGCTGCACGTGCTGCGCGCGCTGTGCAGCAAGCACAACGTCGAGCTGATCGCGATCGGCAACGGCACTGCCAGCCGTGAGACCGACAAGCTGGCCGGCGAGCTGATCAAGCTGGCGCCGGAGCTGAAGATGCAGAAGCTCGTCGTCAGCGAGGCCGGTGCGTCGGTGTACTCGGCGTCCGAGTTTGCGGCGAAGGAGTTTCCCGGCCTCGACGTCTCGCTGCGCGGTGCGGTGTCGATCGCGCGCCGGTTGCAGGACCCGCTGGCCGAGCTGGTCAAGATCGAGCCGAAGGCGATCGGTGTGGGCCAGTACCAGCACGACGTCGACCAGTTCAAGCTCGCGCGTGCGCTGGACGCGAAGGTCGAGGACTGCGTGAACGCGGTCGGAGTGGACGTGAACACCGCCTCTGCCGCGCTGCTGACCCGTGTGTCCGGGCTGTCGTCGACGGTGGCCGAGAACATCGTCGTCCACCGCGACCAGAACGGCCCGTTCGCCAGCCGCAAGGCGCTGCTGAAGGTGCCGCGGCTGGGCGACAAGACCTTCGAACAGTGTGCGGGATTCCTGCGCATCAACGATGGCGAACAGCCGCTGGATGCCTCGTCCGTGCATCCGGAAGCCTACCCGGTGGTCGAGCGCATCCTCGCTGCGTCCGGCAAGGGGGTGAAGCAATTGATCGGCGACAGCACCGCGCTGCGTGCACTCAAGCCCGAACAGTTCACCGACGACAGGTTCGGCGTGCCGACCGTGCGCGACATCCTTGCGGAATTGGAGAAGCCCGGTCGCGACCCGCGCCCCGAGTTCAAGGCGGCGAAGTTCGCCGACGGCGTCGAGGACATCAAGGACCTGCGCGAGGGCATGATCCTGGAAGGCGTGGTCAGCAACGTCGCCGCGTTCGGTGCCTTCGTCGACATCGGCGTCCACCAGGACGGCCTGGTCCATATCTCCGAGCTGGCCGACCGCTACGTCAAGGACCCGCGCGAGGTGGTCAAGGCCGGTGATGTGGTCAAGGTTCGAGTGCTCGAAGTGGATGTCGCCCGCAAGCGCATCGCGCTGAGCCGCCGCCTCGATCCGGCGACTGCCCCCCAACGTGAACCACGCGGCGCGCGTGATGGCGGGTCACCGGCCGGCGGTCGCGATCGCGGCATGAGTCGTGCCGCCAGTCAGGCCGGTCGCGCCGCGCCGCCACCGAACAACGCACTGGCGGCGGCATTCGCGAAGGCGAAAGGACAAAACTGA
- a CDS encoding class I SAM-dependent methyltransferase translates to MSDARFWNKAAERYARQPVANPEAFERKIEVTLSRMTPQSVVLDIGCGTGSLALRLAPSAGHVHGLDVSTEMIRIARRKTSDARVDNVSFHVGAFDDSFAVFDEASLDGICAYSLLHLLENRQAALARIHRLLKPGGFFVASTVCLGESRLPFAPLLWLMRRLGMAPKVSVLDKRTHEIEVAKAGFVDLVQPDVGVKPTIMFLTATKPLTTPCRDEQPDMAPLP, encoded by the coding sequence ATGAGCGATGCCAGGTTCTGGAACAAAGCCGCCGAACGATACGCACGTCAGCCTGTTGCCAACCCTGAGGCATTCGAGCGCAAGATCGAGGTCACGCTGTCGAGAATGACGCCACAGTCCGTCGTCCTCGACATCGGATGCGGCACCGGCTCGCTGGCGTTGCGCCTGGCCCCGTCCGCGGGCCATGTCCACGGGCTCGACGTGTCCACCGAGATGATCCGCATCGCCCGGCGGAAGACCAGCGATGCACGCGTCGACAATGTCAGCTTCCACGTGGGGGCATTCGACGACAGCTTCGCCGTGTTCGATGAAGCGAGCCTGGATGGTATCTGCGCCTACAGCCTGCTGCACCTGTTGGAGAACCGGCAGGCTGCGCTGGCCCGCATCCACCGGCTACTCAAGCCCGGCGGATTCTTCGTCGCCTCCACGGTCTGCCTCGGCGAGTCGCGCCTTCCTTTTGCACCGTTGCTGTGGCTGATGCGTCGGCTCGGAATGGCACCGAAAGTGAGCGTGCTCGACAAGCGCACGCACGAGATCGAGGTCGCCAAAGCGGGCTTCGTCGATCTGGTCCAGCCCGATGTCGGCGTAAAACCCACCATCATGTTCCTGACCGCGACAAAGCCACTCACGACGCCATGCCGGGATGAACAGCCCGACATGGCGCCGCTACCGTAA
- a CDS encoding M2 family metallopeptidase encodes MKPRHALLALAVIATLSLSACGRDDGDAADPAAPPKGETADQFVVRVNNEMRAMYPEITSAQWLASTYINSDSQLIASKANERMLAQLNTWIEQSRRFEGQEMSPETARAIQLLKLGTSMPAPKDPAKLEELAGLATKMEGMYGAGTYCKGEGDDRQCRQLGDLEDVLRSDRDYDAQLDAWQGWHTISVPMRADYTRFVELVNEGAQEMGYADAGEMWRSGYDMSPVEIAAETDRLWGQVKPLYEQLHCYTRTRLETRYGSGKGQVEGGMLPAHLMGNMWQQDWSNLWHILEPYRNVGSLDITGALEQQWQQNFSAEMAKHRGERNAGDLVEMERRADLVTARGMTELAEDFYTSLGMPKLPASYWDKTQFIKPRDRDVVCHASAWPMDMADDVRTKMCIKPNEEDFTTIYHELGHVYYYMLYKDQPPIFQSGAHDGFHEAIGDTIVLAMTPEYLQSIDLVGKQQQSEQALINAQMRMALTKVAFLPFGLMIDRWRWGVFDGSIAPENYNKAWWDLKTKYQGVAPVTPRGEEFFDPGAKYHVPGNTPYTRYFLSHVLQFQFYKALCDAAGHEGPLYECSFYGNKEAGERFQAMLGKGASQPWQQTLKELTGGESMDASAVLEYFAPLQDWLKQQNEGKTCGWQAGVAPAPEAAAEGEADSGDETAKG; translated from the coding sequence GTGAAACCACGCCACGCCCTGCTCGCGCTCGCCGTCATCGCCACGCTGAGCCTGTCTGCCTGCGGCCGCGACGACGGCGATGCTGCCGACCCCGCAGCTCCGCCCAAGGGAGAGACCGCCGACCAATTCGTTGTCCGCGTCAACAACGAAATGCGCGCGATGTACCCGGAGATCACTTCCGCGCAATGGCTGGCCTCGACCTACATCAACAGCGACAGCCAGCTGATCGCCTCCAAGGCGAACGAGCGCATGCTGGCCCAGCTCAACACCTGGATCGAGCAATCACGCCGCTTCGAGGGCCAGGAGATGTCGCCCGAGACCGCGCGCGCGATCCAGCTGCTCAAGCTCGGCACCTCGATGCCGGCGCCCAAGGACCCGGCCAAGCTGGAAGAGCTGGCCGGCCTGGCGACGAAGATGGAAGGCATGTATGGCGCCGGCACCTACTGCAAGGGCGAAGGCGACGACAGGCAATGCCGCCAGCTCGGCGACCTCGAGGACGTATTGCGCAGCGACCGCGACTACGACGCGCAGCTCGACGCCTGGCAGGGCTGGCACACGATCTCGGTACCGATGCGCGCCGACTACACGCGCTTCGTCGAACTGGTCAACGAGGGCGCGCAGGAAATGGGTTACGCCGACGCCGGCGAGATGTGGCGCTCCGGCTACGACATGAGTCCGGTCGAGATCGCCGCCGAGACCGACCGCCTGTGGGGCCAGGTCAAGCCGCTGTACGAACAGCTTCACTGCTACACCCGCACCCGCCTCGAGACCCGCTATGGCAGCGGCAAGGGCCAGGTCGAGGGCGGCATGCTGCCCGCGCACCTGATGGGCAATATGTGGCAGCAGGACTGGAGCAACCTCTGGCACATCCTGGAACCGTACCGGAACGTCGGCAGCCTCGACATCACCGGCGCCCTGGAACAGCAGTGGCAGCAGAACTTCTCCGCCGAGATGGCGAAGCATCGTGGCGAGCGCAACGCCGGCGACCTGGTCGAAATGGAGCGCCGTGCCGACCTTGTCACCGCGCGTGGGATGACAGAGCTCGCCGAGGATTTCTACACCTCGCTCGGCATGCCCAAGCTGCCGGCGAGCTACTGGGACAAGACCCAGTTCATCAAGCCGCGCGACCGCGACGTGGTCTGCCATGCCAGTGCCTGGCCGATGGACATGGCCGACGACGTACGCACCAAGATGTGCATCAAGCCGAACGAGGAAGACTTCACCACGATCTACCACGAGCTCGGCCACGTCTATTACTACATGCTCTACAAGGATCAGCCGCCGATCTTCCAGAGCGGTGCGCACGACGGCTTCCACGAGGCGATCGGCGACACCATCGTGCTGGCGATGACGCCTGAATACCTGCAGTCGATCGATCTGGTCGGCAAGCAACAGCAGAGCGAGCAGGCGCTGATCAACGCGCAGATGCGCATGGCGCTTACCAAGGTCGCGTTCCTGCCGTTCGGCTTGATGATCGACCGCTGGCGCTGGGGCGTGTTCGACGGCAGCATCGCGCCGGAGAACTACAACAAGGCCTGGTGGGACCTGAAGACCAAGTACCAGGGCGTGGCCCCGGTGACGCCACGCGGCGAGGAGTTCTTCGACCCGGGTGCCAAGTACCACGTGCCGGGCAACACCCCGTACACCCGCTACTTCCTCTCGCACGTGCTGCAGTTCCAGTTCTACAAGGCACTGTGCGATGCCGCCGGCCACGAGGGTCCGTTGTACGAATGCAGCTTCTACGGCAACAAGGAAGCCGGCGAGAGGTTCCAGGCCATGCTCGGCAAGGGCGCCAGCCAACCGTGGCAGCAGACCCTGAAGGAACTGACCGGCGGCGAGAGCATGGACGCCTCGGCGGTGCTGGAATACTTCGCCCCGCTGCAGGACTGGCTCAAGCAGCAGAACGAAGGCAAGACCTGCGGCTGGCAGGCGGGCGTCGCGCCGGCACCCGAGGCAGCGGCCGAAGGTGAGGCCGACAGCGGAGACGAAACCGCGAAGGGCTGA
- the minE gene encoding cell division topological specificity factor MinE yields the protein MGLFDFLLAKKQTASVAKDRLRIIVAHERATRGGPDYLPTLQRELLEVIRKYVNVDAEAVKVDLIGEGDNKVLDISVALPENAPQA from the coding sequence ATGGGATTGTTCGACTTCCTGCTGGCCAAGAAGCAGACCGCCTCGGTCGCCAAGGACCGCCTGCGCATCATCGTCGCCCACGAACGCGCGACCCGCGGCGGCCCCGACTACTTGCCGACCCTGCAGCGCGAGCTGCTGGAGGTGATCCGCAAGTACGTCAACGTCGACGCCGAGGCGGTCAAGGTCGACCTGATCGGCGAAGGCGACAACAAGGTGCTCGACATTTCCGTGGCCCTGCCGGAGAACGCCCCGCAGGCCTGA
- the minC gene encoding septum site-determining protein MinC, with protein sequence MSAAMDYEQAGELKIGQVGIANLRIRNLDVSRLVEEMRQRVQRAPKLFARAAVVIDFGGLSQVPDEATARSLLDGLRDAGVLPVALAYGTTATERLSEALGLPLLAKFRAQYERADGGNPAPEPVAAPEPARPAASRPAAATSAPAAPAPDPGLIQAAPVRSGQQVYADNRDLTVLTSVGAGAEVIADGSVHIYGPLRGRALAGAQGNEKARIFCREFHAELVAVAGHYRVLEDIPPDLRGKAVQVWLEDQQLKIAALD encoded by the coding sequence ATGAGTGCGGCGATGGATTATGAACAGGCCGGCGAACTGAAGATCGGCCAAGTCGGCATCGCCAACCTCCGTATCCGCAATCTCGACGTTTCCCGCCTGGTCGAGGAAATGCGCCAGCGCGTGCAGCGCGCGCCGAAGCTGTTCGCACGGGCCGCGGTGGTGATCGACTTCGGCGGCCTGTCGCAGGTGCCCGACGAGGCCACCGCCCGCAGCCTGCTGGACGGCCTGCGCGATGCCGGCGTGCTGCCGGTCGCCCTCGCCTACGGCACCACGGCCACCGAGCGTCTGTCCGAGGCGCTTGGTCTGCCGCTGCTGGCCAAGTTCCGCGCCCAGTACGAGCGTGCCGATGGCGGCAATCCGGCGCCCGAGCCCGTGGCAGCGCCCGAACCGGCCCGTCCCGCCGCCTCACGGCCTGCCGCTGCGACGTCGGCGCCGGCCGCCCCGGCGCCAGATCCGGGGCTGATCCAGGCCGCCCCCGTCCGCTCCGGCCAGCAGGTCTACGCCGACAATCGCGACCTGACCGTGCTGACCTCGGTCGGCGCCGGCGCCGAAGTGATCGCCGATGGCTCGGTGCACATCTACGGTCCGTTGCGCGGCCGCGCCCTCGCCGGCGCACAGGGCAACGAAAAAGCCCGTATCTTCTGCCGTGAGTTTCACGCCGAACTGGTGGCCGTGGCGGGCCACTACCGCGTGCTCGAAGACATCCCCCCCGACCTGCGCGGCAAGGCCGTCCAGGTCTGGCTGGAAGACCAACAACTAAAAATCGCGGCACTCGACTGA
- the minD gene encoding septum site-determining protein MinD translates to MAEIIVVTSGKGGVGKTTTSASLACGLARRGHKVAVIDFDVGLRNLDLIMGCERRVVYDFVNVVNGESSLKQSLIKDKRFDNLFVLAASQTRDKDALTMEGVEKVLKDMADDGFDYIVCDSPAGIEKGAYLAMYFSDQAVVVVNPEVSSVRDSDRILGLLSSKTKKAENGERVKEHLLLTRYSPKRVETGEMLSVGDVEEILGLKTIGVIPESTDVLNASNKGEPVILDTESDASQAYDDAVARLLGDTRPMRFTNVEKKGFFSKMFGG, encoded by the coding sequence TTGGCCGAAATCATCGTAGTCACCTCGGGCAAGGGCGGCGTCGGCAAGACCACCACCAGCGCCAGCCTCGCTTGCGGCCTTGCGCGCCGTGGCCACAAGGTCGCCGTCATCGACTTCGACGTCGGCCTGCGCAACCTCGACCTGATCATGGGCTGCGAGCGCCGCGTGGTGTACGACTTCGTCAACGTCGTCAACGGCGAGTCCTCGCTCAAGCAGTCGCTGATCAAGGACAAGCGCTTCGACAACCTCTTCGTGCTGGCCGCGTCGCAGACCCGCGACAAGGACGCGCTGACGATGGAGGGCGTGGAGAAAGTGCTCAAGGACATGGCCGACGACGGCTTCGACTACATCGTCTGCGACTCCCCCGCGGGCATCGAGAAGGGTGCCTACCTGGCGATGTACTTCTCCGACCAGGCGGTGGTCGTGGTCAATCCGGAAGTCTCCTCGGTGCGCGACTCCGACCGCATCCTCGGCCTGCTGTCGTCGAAGACGAAGAAGGCCGAGAACGGCGAACGGGTCAAGGAGCACCTGCTGCTGACCCGCTACAGCCCCAAGCGCGTGGAGACCGGCGAGATGCTCAGCGTCGGCGACGTCGAGGAGATCCTCGGCCTCAAGACGATCGGCGTGATCCCCGAGTCCACGGACGTGCTCAACGCCTCCAACAAGGGCGAGCCGGTGATCCTCGACACCGAGTCCGATGCCTCCCAGGCCTATGACGACGCGGTTGCCCGGCTGCTCGGCGATACCCGGCCGATGCGATTCACCAACGTGGAGAAGAAGGGCTTCTTCAGCAAGATGTTCGGAGGTTGA
- a CDS encoding multidrug effflux MFS transporter produces the protein MPTSARAPAVPLRRLAFLLGGLAMFGPFAIDTIFPAFPAMRTQFGVDQMGIQQTLSAYLVAFALMSVVHGPLSDAVGRKKVILVGLAVFTLASVGCALAPDLATLLVFRVLQGLSAGVGMIVGRAVIRDVLHGDDAQRLMSQVSMIFGIAPAIAPIIGGWILGWSAWPAIFWFMVGFGLLLLAATWIILPETHPPEARLKVPPRRLLRDYAAIFVNPRFQRLAAAGAFNFTALFLYIASAPVFVMDILGMAEDQLGWFFVPTIGGMVLGAWLSGRSAGRISGARLTGIGFACCGVAVTANIVYNLLVSEPALPWAVLPMTLNAFGIALVFPILTLAILDMYPRQRGSASSLQAFTGLVLHSVVAGVVSPLLSRDPLWLALGAAVFAAIAWAFWYWETRRNQSIPDCPAEAAALEPTERL, from the coding sequence ATGCCAACCAGCGCACGTGCGCCGGCAGTGCCTTTGCGCCGCCTCGCCTTCCTGCTGGGCGGACTGGCGATGTTCGGGCCGTTCGCGATCGACACCATCTTCCCGGCTTTCCCGGCGATGCGGACCCAGTTCGGGGTCGACCAGATGGGCATCCAGCAGACGCTCAGCGCCTATCTCGTCGCCTTCGCGCTGATGAGCGTGGTGCATGGACCGCTTTCGGACGCTGTAGGCCGCAAGAAGGTGATCCTGGTCGGGCTGGCGGTGTTCACCCTCGCCTCGGTCGGCTGCGCGTTGGCGCCGGACCTCGCCACCCTGCTGGTGTTCCGCGTACTGCAGGGCCTGTCGGCGGGCGTCGGCATGATCGTCGGCCGCGCCGTGATCCGCGACGTGCTGCATGGCGACGATGCGCAGCGGCTGATGAGCCAGGTGTCGATGATCTTCGGCATCGCCCCGGCGATCGCGCCGATCATCGGCGGCTGGATCCTCGGCTGGAGCGCATGGCCGGCGATCTTCTGGTTCATGGTCGGCTTCGGCCTGCTGCTGCTCGCCGCCACCTGGATCATCCTGCCCGAGACCCACCCGCCCGAAGCGCGACTGAAGGTACCGCCGCGCCGGCTGCTGCGCGATTACGCGGCGATCTTCGTCAATCCACGTTTCCAGAGGCTGGCCGCGGCCGGTGCGTTCAACTTCACCGCACTGTTCCTGTACATCGCCTCGGCACCGGTGTTCGTGATGGACATCCTCGGCATGGCGGAGGATCAACTGGGCTGGTTCTTCGTGCCGACCATCGGCGGCATGGTGCTGGGCGCCTGGCTTTCCGGCCGCAGCGCGGGACGTATCAGCGGCGCGCGGCTGACCGGAATCGGCTTCGCCTGCTGCGGCGTGGCGGTGACCGCCAACATCGTCTACAACCTGCTGGTCAGCGAACCGGCGCTGCCGTGGGCAGTGCTGCCGATGACACTGAACGCCTTCGGCATCGCCCTGGTGTTCCCGATCCTGACCCTGGCCATCCTCGACATGTACCCGCGCCAGCGCGGCTCGGCCTCGTCGCTGCAGGCGTTCACCGGGCTGGTCCTGCACTCGGTGGTGGCCGGAGTGGTCTCGCCCCTGCTCAGCCGGGACCCGCTGTGGCTGGCGCTGGGCGCGGCAGTGTTCGCCGCCATCGCCTGGGCGTTCTGGTACTGGGAAACCCGGCGCAACCAGAGCATCCCCGACTGCCCGGCCGAGGCGGCCGCGCTGGAGCCGACCGAACGGCTATAA
- a CDS encoding GNAT family N-acetyltransferase gives MSIVVRDVLEHELDSVLALNNAAGPAILPLDAARVRHFYDSAEYFRVALRDDTLAGFMIGVGSGSEHDSSNFRWFRERHADFFYIDRIVVASRRRGGGVGRALYADAQSYAELRYPQMACEVFLEGDHDPALLFHGSFGFREIGQHVMPGAGMRAAMLMKPLCSHAWVRETYGDSLPDEPWVRARQTIAARPRLTGTRSR, from the coding sequence ATGTCGATCGTCGTCCGCGACGTGCTTGAGCACGAGCTGGATTCCGTCCTTGCCCTCAACAACGCCGCCGGCCCCGCCATCCTGCCGCTCGACGCGGCCCGGGTGCGCCACTTTTACGACTCCGCCGAGTATTTCCGCGTTGCTTTGCGCGACGACACCCTCGCCGGCTTCATGATCGGCGTGGGCAGTGGGTCCGAACACGACAGCAGCAATTTCCGCTGGTTCCGCGAGCGGCATGCGGATTTCTTCTATATCGACCGTATCGTGGTCGCCAGCCGCCGCCGTGGTGGCGGTGTCGGCCGTGCGCTGTATGCCGACGCACAGAGCTATGCCGAACTGCGCTACCCGCAGATGGCTTGCGAGGTGTTCCTGGAAGGCGATCACGATCCGGCCCTGCTGTTCCACGGCAGTTTCGGTTTCCGTGAGATCGGCCAGCACGTGATGCCGGGAGCAGGCATGCGTGCGGCAATGCTGATGAAGCCACTGTGCAGCCATGCCTGGGTCCGTGAGACCTACGGCGACAGCCTGCCCGACGAGCCCTGGGTCCGCGCCCGGCAGACGATCGCGGCCCGGCCGCGCCTGACCGGGACCCGCAGCCGATGA
- a CDS encoding VOC family protein, giving the protein MDASDAPPFQLMHLDHVVLRVRDMARMQAFYCEVLGCTVERVVESVGLVQLRAGDSLIDLVDVAGGIGRKGGAAPGEDGHNMDHLCLRVAPFDRDAIVAHLRVHHARISEFGSRYGAEGMGPSQYLFDPEGNLVELKGPPAPADDSVDGKST; this is encoded by the coding sequence ATGGACGCCTCCGATGCCCCGCCGTTCCAGCTGATGCACCTCGATCACGTGGTCCTGCGCGTGCGCGACATGGCGCGCATGCAGGCGTTCTACTGCGAGGTGCTCGGCTGCACGGTCGAGCGCGTGGTCGAATCGGTCGGTCTGGTGCAGCTGCGCGCTGGCGACTCGCTGATCGACCTGGTCGACGTGGCCGGCGGGATCGGCCGCAAGGGCGGCGCGGCGCCAGGCGAGGATGGCCACAACATGGACCACCTGTGCCTGCGCGTGGCGCCGTTCGACCGCGATGCCATCGTCGCCCACCTGCGCGTCCACCATGCCCGCATCAGTGAGTTCGGCAGCCGATATGGGGCCGAGGGCATGGGGCCCTCGCAATACCTGTTCGACCCCGAAGGCAACCTGGTCGAGCTCAAGGGACCGCCCGCGCCGGCCGACGACAGCGTGGACGGGAAGTCGACCTGA